AAGGCTGCTTTAAATACCCTCTGGTGGAGCAGTATCTAAAGACCAAGCGTTTCTCCCGCTGGCTGGTGGTGAAGTACCTGGCGTGTCGGCTGTTAACCCTGCTCACCCTGCTGCTAGCCTGCCTCTACCTGGGCTACTACATTCGCCTAGCCTCCATCACCGATGAGTTTGCCTGTGACGTGCGGACAGGGGTGCTGAGGAACAACAGTGCGGTGCCGGTGCAGTGTAAGCTGGTGGCGGTGGGGGTGTTCAGGCTGCTAAGCTACATCAACCTGGGGGTGTACATCCTGCTGGCTCCCCTGCTGGTGTACGCTGCCCTGGGCCCGGCCAGACAGAGCTCCCGCTTCCTCCGGCCCTACGAGATGCTGCCGGCCTTCGGGGCTCTGGACCTGGACACACCCTTCTACAACGACCTCAGCGTGTACCTGCTCTTCCTGGAGGAGAACCTCAGTGAGCTGAAGTCCTATAAGTGTCTGCAGGTGGGTAACAACACTACATGTTTAGTCATATGATAGGCCGGTGGTCTATCATGACCATATGTTGCCCATTTTAGTTTTTTAAGTAATAACTTACAAGCGTTGTGCTCCAACTAATTGAGTCATTGTAACCACAATGGACAACTTTGGGTAGTGTCCACTTGGGAAAATATGCTTGGAATTATGTTATCCCAGAGAGACATTATGTCTGGTATTACATTGAGGTATCAGAATGTCTATTTATGTGAAGTGTATTGCTACAGGTGCTGGagctgctgagggaaggaggcGGTGAGGCCTTTGACACTATGTGTCTGCTGCAGACTCTGGGCCAGGTGAAGACAGATGTGGTGGATGGGAAAAGATCCACTTCACACAAGGACAGCAAAGACTGCACCAAGCCTGGAGAGGAGGACACAAGCTCTTCTGAGCTGAGaggtgtgtgagtgggtgggtgggtgggtagactAGGTTATTGGTTCACAAAATGATTGGTTTTATGATATATTCCCCTGCCTGTGAGTTTTATAACTTCATGCAGTTCACTCCACCCATCTGACGGTGCCGGAGAGACTATGGGGATCATACACTGTCTCCCCAAACTCCCAGTGACCTCTACTACTAGGGGACAGGACAGGTCTTCTGCCTGCTCaggtcagagcctcttcagtctctctccaagTGGACAAGAGTGCGTGGATAGAACAACATCCATCTCATATGTCCTCTGTAAATAAAGTTCCCTGTTGTGTGTAACACTCTGAGGTTGCCTTGTTCTTCTGACTGGGAAAGGTGTCAGTGAGTCACAGACCAGCCCAACTGGATAGTCACTCTCTTTCGGGTATGGTCATCTTCCTCACACCATAGGCCAGATTGAGATGTTCAGTCTGATCTTTTTGATTCCTTTCAGATGTTTCTACATTGTGGCTGGACGACGGGCTGAAGAAAGACAACAAGGACAAGACCTGCTGTGGTGGGAAAGATGTACGTCAGAGAGTGATCTGAAGTGTGAACTAGGGCCTTTATcttttcagtcatttagcagacgttcttctccagagtgacttacagaagcaattagagttaagtgccttgctcaagggcatgtcAACAGATATTTCACATAGTCGGCTTGGAGATTgtaaccagcgacctttcggatactggccctaaccactaggctacatgctgaTCAATagcttgtttatttttattttttttaagtgcTGTGTTGCTATGTTACCGTACCTACCTTAGTACAATAAAATTGTACCTTTTGTTCTTATCAGGATCGATCAAGCCCCTACTAATTTATTCTCTGGAATTTAAACAAAAGTTGTTTATAGAACTGTGGTCCACAGTTTCCCCATAGAGAGGCTCTCTTTCTGTGTTTACTGTCAGAGATACAAGGTGTTTGTCAGACTGCGTCATTATTTAATAAAAAGGCTGTGATTAGTTATCTAATATTGCTAGCGACATAAACGAAGCCTTGGCCTCGTTTTAACCAGCGTACTTCAGCCTCGGTACCTAAGTGGTCACGTATTGATATTGAACCGTTTATTTTATAAGGAATAGCAGATTATTTTATTCTTCGGGGATCTGAGTAACTCATTACGTCTCATGGCTAGATTCAATCAGTTCTGCGCTAACCCGCTTAACCGACAACTGCATAGAACTTTCATAGTTTTTAGGCGATGTCGGAGGTGTTGACGGCATTGGAGATGTCAAATCAGCAAGCGTCTCCCAGCATTCTACCTGTCGGGGACATTGCCATTGGATGCAATGAGTTGTATTAATAATAATCCCATGCAGGCTTGTTACAAATCCGAACACCAGAATGTGTGTtataatctacaccttgattaggctgatatacactaagtgtactaaacattaggagaacctgctctttccatgacaataATTTACCAGGTAATTCCTGGTGAAAgcttatgatcccttattgatgtcgcctgttaaatctacttcaatcagtgtagatgaaggggaggagacgggttaaagaaggactttaaaGCCTTGAGACTTGGATTATGTATCTGTaccattgagggtgaatgggcaagacaaaagatttaagatttttgaatggggtatggtaggtgccaggcgcaccagtttgtgtgtcaagagctgcaacgctgctgagtttttcacgctcaacaagaacagttcaccacccaaaggacatccagccaacttgaaacacctgtgggaagcattggaatcagcatgggccagcatccctgttggaCACTTTCAATACCTTGTGTGTGTTCAAGCCCCaatgaattcaggctgttctgagggcaaagggggtgcaactcaatattaggaaggtgttcctaatgttttgtacactgtgtaaaTCCTTATTTAGtttaatgattttcaatttgagtgtcattaattctatatagcctacactttctcctTCTGAACTTCTAATATAAGTGGGACTAGTGTGGCTTGGTGACAATGACTACACAAGCAGCCGCtctgatttgacagctctaatgcagtTCCACATCCGACACCGCAAAAAGACTAGCTATGTGGGTGTCAGCTATCGCCAGTTAACAcgtgatctgattgaatctaggacTAAGTATCTAAGGCTGCATTTAGACAGACAGCCCAATTTGGATCtttttttcccactaattggtcttttcaGCAAACAAAAAAAAGATCTGATTAGTTTGAAGACCAGAATTGGGCTACCTGTGTAAACTCAGCCAATGTGCATTGAAGTATAAAGCATGTTTGTGTGTAAAGTGCATGTGGAAGAGACTGTAGAGAAAGTCACTATTGTTACTCTAAAGGTGCAGTATTTATGTTCATAATGTTATTTAGCAATACTTCAAAGCAATCCTTCAAAATGGGTATGAGATGTCGCTGTTAGTCTGTTTTTATACAGTTTCGCATTGATTGATGTTAGATATTAGTTGCTATTTATTTCAATTGCATGTTAATGTACATGGTCCTGTTGGTTGTTATTTTTGTGTCTTATATACCACAGACAAAATGATGCACTGACTGTCCCAACTTCTTTGTGAAGTAACATCACCACGCACTTTTGATTTCATAggtaatgtactgtatgacaaAGGATATTCAAGTGTTTTAAACGGGTTTTTGTTCTTTTCAATAAAAATAGAGGCTTATTGAAGTCTGATTCAAGTTGTTCATTTTGATTATGAAATCACCCCACACAAGCATAAAACTGACAGCACTACAACATATCGAAAGGGTATTTATGGTTGGATGTTCAGTTATTCATAAGGAATGATAAGACAGTGTTTGGGCAAATAAAAAAACTGCAGATGGACTGAAAATACATGTAAATCTCAAGCAATTTCAAACGTTATTAAAGACACAATGAATAGAGTAGAAGTATTCAAAACATCAATGTTGGggttaaaaaaacattttcttacaacctacaataccagtcaaatgtttggacacacctacagtactcattcaagggggtTTATTTATACCTTTTTCTACATACCTttttctaatgtccattgctcgtgtttcttggcccaagcaagtctcttcttattatcgatgtcctttagtagtggtttctttgtaacAATTCAACCATGAATGCCTGTTTCACACAttctcctctgagcagttgatgttgagatgtgtctgttacttgaactctgtgacttGAACtctgcaactgcacttgaagaaactcaaagttcttgaaatgttctgtactGACTGAtcatcatgtcttaaagtaatgatggactgtcgtttctttttgcttatttgagcttttcttaccatgatatggacttagtcttttaccaaataggggtatcttctgtataccacccctaccttgtcacaaccagTGGCGACCTGtgattcagggcaggtggggcttgcctgtttggcatattattttggcattaatacgtgtcacatatcagtttgcaaacaatgtaaaaaataatatatatcattgaaagccgcatacaaacaggactctttttttgttttcttgagtaagtcaactccaaaatgcaggtgtttcagcctagctcagtgctttctgtggtagtGGGGCGAGACAGTagaaaatacggagcgttgcgccgtgattggctcagtgttctatcACTCATGGAGACTTTACATCACTGCCATGTGTAAGAGGAGACCTTGAACATTTTAGCCCTTCGGCTGCATCCAtaaaagtgcccatccaagaaggctcaaggtcattggccacagataaattacgtcaaatcacattatatgtacagtagctttgattggactgatcatatcAATATCATACTTTCACAATcatagctagcagtcatcatcatgaatcaagtcgacaatctactggcaaatcctttttaatctgtgtcatatgaagataaataatgaaaagaaattatagataaaacgtatcagtgctcattggccattggacataaacactacacaacaagttggaaatcgcaaattcaacgagtggtttggaaggaatcagtgacagtggctgtgtggtcTCAAATCTGGGATAAAGGGGCTTTTTTCCAAGTTTagaatgataaacattcaacattggccatacTGTCAATGAAGCAGGACttgtgccgcgctcaaaacaactgttaactcggaggACCACCGCGCCGCCTtcttgttcaagtgagcacagaatGAACaatgtgagtccaaaaatgtattgtatgctgctgcataaatgatgtaatatgccagggagatatgtattctgtagctaagaaagtaatactaagtgtatgttgtatagtaagatgttagtagcccatgtgcctcaccctaataatttggtctatttacccctcttaatttcgactactgttctgactgttctactgtagcctttaacctgttttagagaaatgtaatcatcaaatattgtaagagctttcattgtctgctaatatgccccctttatttatcatacggttctgacttggtgtacagggagaacactgtaagaatggcccatgttctgaattctgtcgctgtacatttcaaaagtgctaaataAATAGTTATATTGATGAACATtacatcctagctcgctcattaatgtcttaatcgatataacggattgcctcttatctgcttgtcgtccccttatgccatagtttgtacatctctcTCAATTGTCttcagaaaccacatttgtttttaagcaagtcagccatatcagttatgttttttttaaaggcagtaaatgaggctgattgAACTGtctcgctgccagacaaggctctgctgatggccaggtgtagcagtggtaagatgttggggcAGCTTCATGTTGGCCCTGACAGTTTTTGGGCACCGTTAGTCACCTTTattgtgcaattaatgtattgtttagtgttgtgttgtgtagtggcttttctggcatgcattccaaaattatatatttttttccccaccaagacttacatgctaaaatcgccactggtcggaacagaactgattggctcaaacgcattaagaaggaaagaaattccacaaattaacttttaacaaggcacatttgttaattgaaatccattccaggtgacttcttcatgaagctggttgcgagaatgccaagagagtgcaaagctgtcaaggcaaagagtggctacattgaagaatgtcaaatataaaatatattttgatttgtgtaacacttttttggttactacatgattccatatgtgttatttcatagttttcatgtcttcactattctacattctacaagttataaaataataaaaataaagaaaaaccctgaaatgagtaggtgtgtccaaacttttgactggcactgtatttaagttagttatttctgtttttcattttcaataaattagcaaaactttctaaaagcatattttgaatgtgtcattatgagatattgtgtgtagataggtgagagagaaaaattaattgaatccattttgaattcaggctgaaacacaatGTCGAATAAATCAATTggtatgaataatttctgaaggcactccaACTACCTCAAATACTCCAGTATTCCTGTAAAATTTGTAAATTTGCTACTGACACTGACCCTGTATTTAGCTTTCTCTCTTATTTCCTATTTTATTACAATTGGTAGGGTTGGGTAGGGTttgcaagttaagcatttcactttacTTGAAACTTAATTATTATAATTGAAGGTATTATAATCTGACTCCAATTAATATCTCTGAATTTCAGTGACTCATGACCAAATCTAGGCCAGTGACTCCTTCTGCAGGTATTTGTTATTTTTGATAGTCCAATCacataagtacacacacacacacacacacacacacacacacacacacacacacacacacacacacacacacacacacacacacacacacacacacacacacacacacacacacacacacacacacacacacacacacacacacacacacacacacacacacacacacacacacacacacaaacacacattgaaATATTGTATATTGACTGACTTCAGCATAACATGAATGAATCTAAATATATTACATGTATTTCATTATCCCATTAGATAATTGTAGCAGGGAGGAGGACTAGTCACCTGCAGCTCAAAGCAGTGGAACGGTGTTGGAGTTTGGGTGGCCATTCCTATGAGGCATATTACATGtaatacagttgtggccaaaagttttgagaatgacacaaatattaatttacacaacattttctgcttcagtgtctttagatgtttttgtcagatgttactatggaatactgaagtataattacaagcatttcataagtgtcaaaggctttaattgataattacatgaagttgatgcaaagagtcaatatttgcagtgttcacccttctttttcaagacctctgcaatccaccctggcatgctgtcaattaacttctgggccacatcctgactgatggcagcccattcttgcataatcaatgcttgaagtttgtcagaatttgtgggtttttgcttgtctgcctgcctcttgaggattgaccacaagttctcaatgggattaaggtctggggagtttcctggctatggacccaaaatattgatgttttgttccccgagccacttagttatcacttacTTTTGCCTTAAGGCAAGGTtttccatcatgctggaaaaggcattgttcgtcaccaaactgttcctggatggttgggagaagttgctctcggaggatgtgttggtaccattctttattcatggctgtgttcttaggcaaaattgtgagtgagcccactcccttggctgagaagcaaccccacacatgaatggtctcaggatgctttactgttggcatgacacaggactgatggtagcgctcaccttgtcttctccggacaagcttttttccggatgccccaaacaatcggaaaggggattcatcagagaaaatgactttaccccagtcctcagcagtccaatccctgtaccttttgcagaatatcagtatgtccctgatgtttttcctggagagaagtggcttctttgctgcccttcttgacaccaggccatcctccaaaagtcttcgcctcactgtgcgtgcagatgcactcacacctgcctgctgccattcctgagcaagctctgtactggtggtgccccgatcccgcagctgaatcaactttaggagacggtcctggcgcttgctggactttcttgagagccctgaagccttcttcacaacaattgaaccgctctccttgaagttcttgacgaTCCGATGAagggttgatttaggtgcaatcttaatgggagcaatatccttgcctgtgaagccctttttgtgcaaagcaatgatgacggcatgtgtttccttgcaggtaaccatgggtgacaggggaagaacaatgattccaagcaccacccttttgaagcttccagtctgttattcgaactcaatcagcatgacagagtgatctccagccttgtcctcgtcaacactcacacctgagttaacgagagaatcactgacatgatgtcagctggtccttttgtggcagggctgaaatgcagtggaaatgtttttggggggattcagttcatttgcatggcaaagagggcctttgcaattaatttcaattcatctgatcactcttcataacatcctggggtatatgcaaattgccatcatacaaactgaggcagcagactttgtgaaaattaatatttgtgtcattttcaaaacttttggcaACGACTGTACACTGCTGAGATTGTAAATAGGAGATCAACCAAATGTAATTTAATGTAATTTAATGTAATTTAATTTCTGCTATTGTCATTGATATTATGAAAAATAATACAATATGATGCCATTCCACAATTATCACAGGATCTGTGATACCAGATGTCCT
Above is a window of Oncorhynchus tshawytscha isolate Ot180627B linkage group LG30, Otsh_v2.0, whole genome shotgun sequence DNA encoding:
- the LOC112228675 gene encoding pannexin-1, with protein sequence MAIAHVATEYVFSDFLLKDPTESKYKGVRLELAVDKIVTFIAVGLPLLLISLAFAQEVSVGTQISCFAPTNFSWRQAAYVDSFCWAAVQEQQLSVDGIEGAPLWLHKFFPYILLLVAILMYIPALFWRFTAAPHLSSDLNFIMEELDRSYNRAIRLAKSLASSIDTKDVSDDPPSSLDLTEGCFKYPLVEQYLKTKRFSRWLVVKYLACRLLTLLTLLLACLYLGYYIRLASITDEFACDVRTGVLRNNSAVPVQCKLVAVGVFRLLSYINLGVYILLAPLLVYAALGPARQSSRFLRPYEMLPAFGALDLDTPFYNDLSVYLLFLEENLSELKSYKCLQVLELLREGGGEAFDTMCLLQTLGQVKTDVVDGKRSTSHKDSKDCTKPGEEDTSSSELRDVSTLWLDDGLKKDNKDKTCCGGKDVRQRVI